The following is a genomic window from Crossiella equi.
ACGTCTTCGTCACGCACCTGGCCGGGGTCGGGGTCCTCGCCCTGGTGTTCTGCACGCTCTGCCTCGGCATCGGGTACTGGGTGCCCCGGCTGCTGCGCGCGCCCCGGCCCCAGGCCGTCGCCTCGGCCATGGAGATCGGCATCCACAACGGGGTGCTCGCCATCGCCGTGGCCGAGACCGTGCTCGGCAACACCGCCATGGCCGTCCCGGCCGCGGTCTACGGCATCCTGATGAACCTGCCCACCGCCGTGGCCGCCTACCTGTTCGCCGCCACCAGCACGCGGGCCGCCTCGCGCGCCTGAACCGCCGGGTCCGCGGTGCCCGAGATCGCCGCGGTGCTGATCGCGCCCTCCACCAGCAGGGACAGCTGACCGGCCAGTGCCTCCGGCAGGCCCGCCTCGGCCACCAGCGCCGCCACGTCGGCCCGGAAGGCCGCCTTGTGGGCGCGGGCCGCCTCGGCCACCGCCGGGTTCACCGCGCCCAGCTCGCCGAAGCAGTTGACGAACGCGCAGCCCCGGAACTCCGGCAGCGTGAACCACTCCGCCAGGCCGTCGAAGACCGCCAGCAGCCGCGCCTGCGGGGTCTCCTCGCGCGCCACCCTGGCCTTGATCGCGCCGCGCTGGAGGTCGTCCCGGCGCCGCAGCCAGGCCGCCACCAGGTCGTCCTTGGACGGGAACAGGCGGTACAGGCGCTTGAGCGCCACCCCGGACTCAGAACGGATCGCGTCCATGCCCACCGACTGCACCCCGCGCTCGTAGAACAGGTGCTCGGCCGCCGCCAGCACCTGTGTGACCGCTGTCTCGTCGTCCATCGTGCCCACTCCTCTTGCGCGGAGAACCAACGTTCTCCTACGGTAGCGCAAGTCAGTGAGAACGAGCGTTCTCTGATTCAGGAGGGTTCCGATGAGCGAGTTCACCACCCCCGTGCTCGAACCGGCCGCCCAGGCGTTCGCCCAGGCCACCGCCAACCCGCCCTACCTGTTCGACCTCGGCCCGGTGGAGGGCCGCAAGGCCGTCGACGAGGTCCAGGGCGGCGAGATCGCCAAGCCCGAGGTGGACGAGGAGTGGGTCACCGTCACCGGCGGCCCGACCGGCGAGGTCCGCGCCCGCGTCGTCCGTCCGGCCGGTGCCACCGGTGTGCTGCCCGTGGTGCTCTACATCCACGGCGCGGGCTGGGTCTTCGGCAACGCCCACACCCACGACCGCCTGGTCCGCGAGCTGGCCACCGGCACCGGCGCGGCCGTGGTCTTCCCCGAGTACGACCTGTCCCCGGAGGCCCGTTACCCCATCGCCCTGGAGCAGGCCTACACCGTGGCCCGCTGGGTGGTCACCGACGGCGCGGCCAAGGACCTGGACGGCACCCGCCTGGCGGTGGCCGGTGACTCGGTCGGCGGCAACCTCACCGCGGCCCTGACCCTGCTGGCCAAGCAGCGCGGCGACCTGCCCATCCGGCACCAGGTGCTCTTCTACCCGGTCACCGACGCGAACTTCGACACCCCGTCCTACCGGCAGTTCGCCGAGGGCTACTTCCTGCGTCGCGACGCCATGCGGTGGTTCTGGGACCAGTACACGACCGACCCCGCCCAGCGCGCCGAGATCACCGCCTCCCCGCTGCGCGCCACCACCGAGCAGCTCACCGGCCTGCCCCCGGCCCTGGTCGTCACCGGCGAGGCCGACGTGCTGCGCGACGAGGGCGAGGCCTACGCCAACAACCTGCGCGCGGCCGGGGTCCCGGTCACCGCGGTCCGCTTCCAGGGCGCCATCCACGACTTCGTGATGCTC
Proteins encoded in this region:
- a CDS encoding TetR/AcrR family transcriptional regulator, which translates into the protein MDDETAVTQVLAAAEHLFYERGVQSVGMDAIRSESGVALKRLYRLFPSKDDLVAAWLRRRDDLQRGAIKARVAREETPQARLLAVFDGLAEWFTLPEFRGCAFVNCFGELGAVNPAVAEAARAHKAAFRADVAALVAEAGLPEALAGQLSLLVEGAISTAAISGTADPAVQAREAARVLVAANR
- a CDS encoding alpha/beta hydrolase; its protein translation is MSEFTTPVLEPAAQAFAQATANPPYLFDLGPVEGRKAVDEVQGGEIAKPEVDEEWVTVTGGPTGEVRARVVRPAGATGVLPVVLYIHGAGWVFGNAHTHDRLVRELATGTGAAVVFPEYDLSPEARYPIALEQAYTVARWVVTDGAAKDLDGTRLAVAGDSVGGNLTAALTLLAKQRGDLPIRHQVLFYPVTDANFDTPSYRQFAEGYFLRRDAMRWFWDQYTTDPAQRAEITASPLRATTEQLTGLPPALVVTGEADVLRDEGEAYANNLRAAGVPVTAVRFQGAIHDFVMLNALRETHAAEAAIGLAVGALRTALAA